The Chitinophagales bacterium genomic sequence GTAGCCCTTCTTTAATACCTAATTTTGTAGTAGGGTGTACAAACGGTGGATATATCAACAGTGTAACAACTACGGGTGGAAGCAATAATATCACTAACAACAGCACAGGTTGTGGCAATACTAGTACTTCTTATTCTGACTATACGACTTCCGGCATGAAGGTTACGCAGGAAGCAGGCAAATCTGTCACAGTTAATGTAACATGGACACCTAATACAAACAATCCTTATTTTATAGAATCTTCTATTACTAAGGTATATATAGACTGGAACAGAAATGGGCTGTTTGAAAACAATGAATACATTGCCCCTGCTTCTGTAATACCTACCAACCCCCATGTACATACCGTTAGTCCCAGTCACCTGACAGTAAACGTTACAGTAGATGTACCTGCATATGCCAAAGACGGTCTTACAAGGATGCGAATAGTAACAGGAGCCGATAATCATATTTATGGTTTCAATACAGATGCTTGCGGGAATGCAAAGTATGGTGAAGCAGAAGATTATGTTTTTGAGGTAATAAACCCTTGTGTACCACCAAACGTCATTTCAGTTGCTAATGTTGACTATAAATCTGCAGACATTACATGGACGCCCAAACTTAACTCTGAAATGTATGAATATGTCATTACTCCGGTCGATACGATTCCACATGACACCGTGATAGGTTTTTCATTTACTACAACACCATCTGTAGATGTCGATACATTTCAGTGCAATGTGAAATATTATGTATTAGTACGTGCTATTTGCGATACGGCAGGTAAAACTACACCCAACTGGAGTAAATCAGCCTGGATGAGGGATTCATTTGTGACAAATCCATGCTGCCATACACCGGTAGTGACGGTTGATAAGGTAACACACAACACTGCGCGTTTCTCCTGGATGCCTATCGCTACGGCATTAGGTTATGAATATGCAGTTACAACAGTACCTTCTCCTCCACAACAAGGTACTTTCACCACACAAACAGTAGTGTTGCAACAAGGGCTGTCTTCAAAAACCAACTACTACTTGTTCGTACGCAGCCGTTGCACACCTACTCCGCAGTCTGATTGGACGATGAATACCTTTAAAACAGAAAAAACAACATCTGTTGACGGGCTTAACGTCC encodes the following:
- a CDS encoding T9SS type A sorting domain-containing protein, whose translation is MKIRIYSFSKTVLLALVASLSYADASAQLPALKQCSPSLIPNFVVGCTNGGYINSVTTTGGSNNITNNSTGCGNTSTSYSDYTTSGMKVTQEAGKSVTVNVTWTPNTNNPYFIESSITKVYIDWNRNGLFENNEYIAPASVIPTNPHVHTVSPSHLTVNVTVDVPAYAKDGLTRMRIVTGADNHIYGFNTDACGNAKYGEAEDYVFEVINPCVPPNVISVANVDYKSADITWTPKLNSEMYEYVITPVDTIPHDTVIGFSFTTTPSVDVDTFQCNVKYYVLVRAICDTAGKTTPNWSKSAWMRDSFVTNPCCHTPVVTVDKVTHNTARFSWMPIATALGYEYAVTTVPSPPQQGTFTTQTVVLQQGLSSKTNYYLFVRSRCTPTPQSDWTMNTFKTEKTTSVDGLNVQDGFSLDIFPNPVTDRINIQLNAEPAANAFITIFDLAGKQVYRGNVQRKTILIDASEIPAGIYIVKYTDEIHNQINKITK